The genomic window CCAAACAAGAAATTCCAGATTTCTCAGCCGTTTCAATGCCGATTTCTTTCATTGAAGCGTATCAGGAATCTGGCGATTGTGATGATGGATTTACACAACAGCCTTCTTCTTTTTTACAAAATTCATCAATCCCCCGGCTTGAATAATCTCTTGCATCTCCTGGGGAAAAGGTTCGAATTTAAACCGTTTTTTTGAAGTGTTATTCAGGATTTCTCCGGAGTTAAGGTTGACCTCGATCTCATCTCCTTCCCGGATCTGCTCTGCTGCCTCTGGACATTCAAAAATGGGCAGACCAATGTTAATGGCATTCCGAAAGAAGATACGGGCAAAGGACTTTGCAATAACACAGGAAATCCGCGCAGCCTTGATGGCAATGGGGGCGTGCTCGCGGGAGGAGCCACACCCAAAATTATCTCCTGCGACAATAATATCGCCCACGTTAATCTTCTTCATAAAATCCGGATCGGCATCCTCCATACAGTGAGCCGCCAGCTCTTTTGTATCGGTGGTATTTAGATACCGTGCAGGGATGATTTCATCCGTATTGATGTTGTTTCCGAATTTCCAGCAAGTGCCTTTCATCGTATCCTTATGGTATCGTGTTGATACACATCCTCTTTTGTCCTTTATCTTTCCCTTCCTGCTACCAATTCCCGAGTGCTTTCAGCGCCTTTTTGTCTATAGCTTGTTGCCACATGTTTTTTGTGCAACCTGCCTTCCATCCTTTGATATGCCTGGTGCATAAAAGCCTCCAGCCGGGTTTCCTCGTTTGACTGCTCCTGGCCGTCAAATGACAACTTGAGACACGGCATGCCGTAAAAATCTTTTTGAAACCTTTCAAGCACGCCATTGACCACCGTCCCCGGCATGCAGTGAAAGGGAAGAACGT from Candidatus Brocadia sp. includes these protein-coding regions:
- the leuD gene encoding 3-isopropylmalate dehydratase small subunit, whose amino-acid sequence is MKGTCWKFGNNINTDEIIPARYLNTTDTKELAAHCMEDADPDFMKKINVGDIIVAGDNFGCGSSREHAPIAIKAARISCVIAKSFARIFFRNAINIGLPIFECPEAAEQIREGDEIEVNLNSGEILNNTSKKRFKFEPFPQEMQEIIQAGGLMNFVKKKKAVV